The following coding sequences are from one Daphnia pulex isolate KAP4 chromosome 11, ASM2113471v1 window:
- the LOC124207489 gene encoding F-box and WD repeat domain-containing 11-B-like isoform X5: MSEMENEQHFDVIKGLHVKHLNDVLENIFKYLDAESLLNAELTCKAWKAAASVVNQKKLWKLCCVIYVLMSEKENEQHFDVINGLHVRHMNNVVEEIFQYLDAESLRNAELTCKAWKAAASEVNQEKLWQVLLQNKMLTSPLWERLDHCLPSKLPQPSSNSLSSRNLFNKFEFTVKALQKNWLENDLNRDYVDCDVRLRRGVLQISNKFIALWEPINGVFKIWNRITLKLEEVIQGPPVKFDLNYELYEHALLYSSNGWNGWIYIRNLTTKTTKIYKPFGSDNGKSIIYLRVENGFLSCAAAKKETVMNYRSDVVVWKMKSPTEIEWENPRTVSSVRMDCTSRILMDNKFIVVAHQESFDTTCDVYLMSKPQRKPKFIKLVGYPELLFQDGILLMVTNEGEIKIVDVETNNSRIIANIGVDVSERSNFLRIHSGYIFAFFLVGCPHGSRIQIWDFKKATDPTTNLPLPPFFSHTVYMEPPLVLHADAFGVLTVNRETGTVNSRNIIWALNFLPICNFCKQVKKRLLKCASCLSAKYCSSVCQKADWNHHRYLCRKTEKNVPFTLA, translated from the exons ATGtcggaaatggaaaatgaacaacattttGATGTCATCAAAGGGTTACACG TCAAACACTTGAATGATGtactggaaaacattttcaagtaCTTGGATGCTGAAAGCCTACTAAATGCAGAACTCACTTGTAAAGCTTGGAAAGCAGCTGCTTCTGTTGtgaatcaaaagaaactgTGGAAGTTGTGCTGTGTAATTTATGTACTCAtgtcggaaaaagaaaatgaacaacattttGATGTCATCAACGGGTTACACG TAAGACACATGAATAATGTAGTGGAGGAAATTTTCCAATACTTGGATGCTGAAAGCCTACGAAATGCAGAACTCACTTGTAAAGCTTGGAAAGCAGCTGCTTCTGAGgtgaatcaagaaaaattgtgGCAAGTGTTGCTTCAAAACAAA ATGTTAACTTCACCACTATGGGAGAGACTTGATCATTGTCTACCATCAAAACTTCCTCAACCTTCCAGTAATAGCTTGTCATCCCGGAACCTCTTCAACAAATTTGAGTTTACCGTTAAg GCTCTCCAAAAAAACTGGTTGGAAAATGACTTAAACAGGGACTATGTTGATTGTGATGTTAGATTGCGAAGAGGTGTCCTCCAGATAAGCAACAAGTTCATTGCTCTATGGGAACCCATCAATGGagtatttaaaatttggaaCAGAATTACATTGAAATTGGAAGAG GTTATTCAGGGACCTCCagttaaatttgatttgaattatgAATTGTATGAACATGCACTACTATATTCATCGAATGGATGGAATGGATGGATTTATATCCGGAATCTTACCACAAAAACA acaaaaatttataagcCTTTTGGATCAGATAATGGAAAATCGATAATTTATTTACGTGTCGAAAACGGATTTCTtagctgtgctgctgctaaaAAGGAAACGGTA ATGAACTATCGTAGCGATGTTGTtgtctggaaaatgaaatctccAACTGAAATTGAATGGGAGAATCCCAGGACAGTTTCATCCGTTAGAATGGACTGCACCAGCAGAATCTTAATGgataataaattcattgttgTCGCTCATCAAGAATCGTTTGATACTACCTGTGATGTCTATCTCATGTCAAAGCCtcagagaaaaccaaaattcataAAACTGGTGGGATATCCTGAACTTTTATTTCAAGATGGAATTCTTCTCATGGTCACGAATGAAGGCGAAATCAA AATCGTAGATGTGGAGACGAATAACTCAAGAATTATTGCCAATATTGGGGTGGATGTTTCGGAACGCAGTAATTTCTTGAG AATTCATTCTGGCTATATATTTGcctttttccttgttggaTGCCCACATGGATCTCGAATTCAAATTTGGGATTTCAAAAAAGCCACTGATCCCACAACGAATCTGCCTCTTCCGCCATTTTTCTCTCATACc gtgTATATGGAACCACCACTGGTACTTCACGCTGACGCATTTGGAGTACTGACAGTGAACCGAGAAACTGGAACTGTGAATTCGCGCAATATCATATGGGCACTCAATTTTCTACCAATCTGCAATTTTTGCAAGCAGGTTAAGAAACGTTTGCTTAAATGTGCTTCGTGTTTGTCTGCCAAATATTGTAGTTCCGTTTGTCAGAAAGCTGACTGGAATCATCACAGGTATTTGTGCcgaaaaacagagaaaaatgttcCCTTTACTTTGGCCTAA
- the LOC124207489 gene encoding F-box and WD repeat domain-containing 11-B-like isoform X4 codes for MSEMENEQHFDVIKGLHGAHVKHLNDVLENIFKYLDAESLLNAELTCKAWKAAASVVNQKKLWKLCCVIYVLMSEKENEQHFDVINGLHVRHMNNVVEEIFQYLDAESLRNAELTCKAWKAAASEVNQEKLWQVLLQNKMLTSPLWERLDHCLPSKLPQPSSNSLSSRNLFNKFEFTVKALQKNWLENDLNRDYVDCDVRLRRGVLQISNKFIALWEPINGVFKIWNRITLKLEEVIQGPPVKFDLNYELYEHALLYSSNGWNGWIYIRNLTTKTTKIYKPFGSDNGKSIIYLRVENGFLSCAAAKKETMNYRSDVVVWKMKSPTEIEWENPRTVSSVRMDCTSRILMDNKFIVVAHQESFDTTCDVYLMSKPQRKPKFIKLVGYPELLFQDGILLMVTNEGEIKIVDVETNNSRIIANIGVDVSERSNFLRIHSGYIFAFFLVGCPHGSRIQIWDFKKATDPTTNLPLPPFFSHTVYMEPPLVLHADAFGVLTVNRETGTVNSRNIIWALNFLPICNFCKQVKKRLLKCASCLSAKYCSSVCQKADWNHHRYLCRKTEKNVPFTLA; via the exons ATGtcggaaatggaaaatgaacaacattttGATGTCATCAAAGGGTTACACGGTGCGCAcg TCAAACACTTGAATGATGtactggaaaacattttcaagtaCTTGGATGCTGAAAGCCTACTAAATGCAGAACTCACTTGTAAAGCTTGGAAAGCAGCTGCTTCTGTTGtgaatcaaaagaaactgTGGAAGTTGTGCTGTGTAATTTATGTACTCAtgtcggaaaaagaaaatgaacaacattttGATGTCATCAACGGGTTACACG TAAGACACATGAATAATGTAGTGGAGGAAATTTTCCAATACTTGGATGCTGAAAGCCTACGAAATGCAGAACTCACTTGTAAAGCTTGGAAAGCAGCTGCTTCTGAGgtgaatcaagaaaaattgtgGCAAGTGTTGCTTCAAAACAAA ATGTTAACTTCACCACTATGGGAGAGACTTGATCATTGTCTACCATCAAAACTTCCTCAACCTTCCAGTAATAGCTTGTCATCCCGGAACCTCTTCAACAAATTTGAGTTTACCGTTAAg GCTCTCCAAAAAAACTGGTTGGAAAATGACTTAAACAGGGACTATGTTGATTGTGATGTTAGATTGCGAAGAGGTGTCCTCCAGATAAGCAACAAGTTCATTGCTCTATGGGAACCCATCAATGGagtatttaaaatttggaaCAGAATTACATTGAAATTGGAAGAG GTTATTCAGGGACCTCCagttaaatttgatttgaattatgAATTGTATGAACATGCACTACTATATTCATCGAATGGATGGAATGGATGGATTTATATCCGGAATCTTACCACAAAAACA acaaaaatttataagcCTTTTGGATCAGATAATGGAAAATCGATAATTTATTTACGTGTCGAAAACGGATTTCTtagctgtgctgctgctaaaAAGGAAACG ATGAACTATCGTAGCGATGTTGTtgtctggaaaatgaaatctccAACTGAAATTGAATGGGAGAATCCCAGGACAGTTTCATCCGTTAGAATGGACTGCACCAGCAGAATCTTAATGgataataaattcattgttgTCGCTCATCAAGAATCGTTTGATACTACCTGTGATGTCTATCTCATGTCAAAGCCtcagagaaaaccaaaattcataAAACTGGTGGGATATCCTGAACTTTTATTTCAAGATGGAATTCTTCTCATGGTCACGAATGAAGGCGAAATCAA AATCGTAGATGTGGAGACGAATAACTCAAGAATTATTGCCAATATTGGGGTGGATGTTTCGGAACGCAGTAATTTCTTGAG AATTCATTCTGGCTATATATTTGcctttttccttgttggaTGCCCACATGGATCTCGAATTCAAATTTGGGATTTCAAAAAAGCCACTGATCCCACAACGAATCTGCCTCTTCCGCCATTTTTCTCTCATACc gtgTATATGGAACCACCACTGGTACTTCACGCTGACGCATTTGGAGTACTGACAGTGAACCGAGAAACTGGAACTGTGAATTCGCGCAATATCATATGGGCACTCAATTTTCTACCAATCTGCAATTTTTGCAAGCAGGTTAAGAAACGTTTGCTTAAATGTGCTTCGTGTTTGTCTGCCAAATATTGTAGTTCCGTTTGTCAGAAAGCTGACTGGAATCATCACAGGTATTTGTGCcgaaaaacagagaaaaatgttcCCTTTACTTTGGCCTAA
- the LOC124207489 gene encoding F-box and WD repeat domain-containing 11-B-like isoform X2, translating to MSEMENEQHFDVIKGLHGAHVKHLNDVLENIFKYLDAESLLNAELTCKAWKAAASVVNQKKLWKLCCVIYVLMSEKENEQHFDVINGLHVRHMNNVVEEIFQYLDAESLRNAELTCKAWKAAASEVNQEKLWQVLLQNKMLTSPLWERLDHCLPSKLPQPSSNSLSSRNLFNKFEFTVKALQKNWLENDLNRDYVDCDVRLRRGVLQISNKFIALWEPINGVFKIWNRITLKLEEVIQGPPVKFDLNYELYEHALLYSSNGWNGWIYIRNLTTKTTKIYKPFGSDNGKSIIYLRVENGFLSCAAAKKETVMNYRSDVVVWKMKSPTEIEWENPRTVSSVRMDCTSRILMDNKFIVVAHQESFDTTCDVYLMSKPQRKPKFIKLVGYPELLFQDGILLMVTNEGEIKIVDVETNNSRIIANIGVDVSERSNFLRIHSGYIFAFFLVGCPHGSRIQIWDFKKATDPTTNLPLPPFFSHTVYMEPPLVLHADAFGVLTVNRETGTVNSRNIIWALNFLPICNFCKQVKKRLLKCASCLSAKYCSSVCQKADWNHHRYLCRKTEKNVPFTLA from the exons ATGtcggaaatggaaaatgaacaacattttGATGTCATCAAAGGGTTACACGGTGCGCAcg TCAAACACTTGAATGATGtactggaaaacattttcaagtaCTTGGATGCTGAAAGCCTACTAAATGCAGAACTCACTTGTAAAGCTTGGAAAGCAGCTGCTTCTGTTGtgaatcaaaagaaactgTGGAAGTTGTGCTGTGTAATTTATGTACTCAtgtcggaaaaagaaaatgaacaacattttGATGTCATCAACGGGTTACACG TAAGACACATGAATAATGTAGTGGAGGAAATTTTCCAATACTTGGATGCTGAAAGCCTACGAAATGCAGAACTCACTTGTAAAGCTTGGAAAGCAGCTGCTTCTGAGgtgaatcaagaaaaattgtgGCAAGTGTTGCTTCAAAACAAA ATGTTAACTTCACCACTATGGGAGAGACTTGATCATTGTCTACCATCAAAACTTCCTCAACCTTCCAGTAATAGCTTGTCATCCCGGAACCTCTTCAACAAATTTGAGTTTACCGTTAAg GCTCTCCAAAAAAACTGGTTGGAAAATGACTTAAACAGGGACTATGTTGATTGTGATGTTAGATTGCGAAGAGGTGTCCTCCAGATAAGCAACAAGTTCATTGCTCTATGGGAACCCATCAATGGagtatttaaaatttggaaCAGAATTACATTGAAATTGGAAGAG GTTATTCAGGGACCTCCagttaaatttgatttgaattatgAATTGTATGAACATGCACTACTATATTCATCGAATGGATGGAATGGATGGATTTATATCCGGAATCTTACCACAAAAACA acaaaaatttataagcCTTTTGGATCAGATAATGGAAAATCGATAATTTATTTACGTGTCGAAAACGGATTTCTtagctgtgctgctgctaaaAAGGAAACGGTA ATGAACTATCGTAGCGATGTTGTtgtctggaaaatgaaatctccAACTGAAATTGAATGGGAGAATCCCAGGACAGTTTCATCCGTTAGAATGGACTGCACCAGCAGAATCTTAATGgataataaattcattgttgTCGCTCATCAAGAATCGTTTGATACTACCTGTGATGTCTATCTCATGTCAAAGCCtcagagaaaaccaaaattcataAAACTGGTGGGATATCCTGAACTTTTATTTCAAGATGGAATTCTTCTCATGGTCACGAATGAAGGCGAAATCAA AATCGTAGATGTGGAGACGAATAACTCAAGAATTATTGCCAATATTGGGGTGGATGTTTCGGAACGCAGTAATTTCTTGAG AATTCATTCTGGCTATATATTTGcctttttccttgttggaTGCCCACATGGATCTCGAATTCAAATTTGGGATTTCAAAAAAGCCACTGATCCCACAACGAATCTGCCTCTTCCGCCATTTTTCTCTCATACc gtgTATATGGAACCACCACTGGTACTTCACGCTGACGCATTTGGAGTACTGACAGTGAACCGAGAAACTGGAACTGTGAATTCGCGCAATATCATATGGGCACTCAATTTTCTACCAATCTGCAATTTTTGCAAGCAGGTTAAGAAACGTTTGCTTAAATGTGCTTCGTGTTTGTCTGCCAAATATTGTAGTTCCGTTTGTCAGAAAGCTGACTGGAATCATCACAGGTATTTGTGCcgaaaaacagagaaaaatgttcCCTTTACTTTGGCCTAA
- the LOC124207489 gene encoding F-box and WD repeat domain-containing 11-B-like isoform X3: MSEMENEQHFDVIKGLHVKHLNDVLENIFKYLDAESLLNAELTCKAWKAAASVVNQKKLWKLCCVIYVLMSEKENEQHFDVINGLHVRHMNNVVEEIFQYLDAESLRNAELTCKAWKAAASEVNQEKLWQVLLQNKMLTSPLWERLDHCLPSKLPQPSSNSLSSRNLFNKFEFTVKALQKNWLENDLNRDYVDCDVRLRRGVLQISNKFIALWEPINGVFKIWNRITLKLEEVIQGPPVKFDLNYELYEHALLYSSNGWNGWIYIRNLTTKTTKIYKPFGSDNGKSIIYLRVENGFLSCAAAKKETFIMKMNYRSDVVVWKMKSPTEIEWENPRTVSSVRMDCTSRILMDNKFIVVAHQESFDTTCDVYLMSKPQRKPKFIKLVGYPELLFQDGILLMVTNEGEIKIVDVETNNSRIIANIGVDVSERSNFLRIHSGYIFAFFLVGCPHGSRIQIWDFKKATDPTTNLPLPPFFSHTVYMEPPLVLHADAFGVLTVNRETGTVNSRNIIWALNFLPICNFCKQVKKRLLKCASCLSAKYCSSVCQKADWNHHRYLCRKTEKNVPFTLA; the protein is encoded by the exons ATGtcggaaatggaaaatgaacaacattttGATGTCATCAAAGGGTTACACG TCAAACACTTGAATGATGtactggaaaacattttcaagtaCTTGGATGCTGAAAGCCTACTAAATGCAGAACTCACTTGTAAAGCTTGGAAAGCAGCTGCTTCTGTTGtgaatcaaaagaaactgTGGAAGTTGTGCTGTGTAATTTATGTACTCAtgtcggaaaaagaaaatgaacaacattttGATGTCATCAACGGGTTACACG TAAGACACATGAATAATGTAGTGGAGGAAATTTTCCAATACTTGGATGCTGAAAGCCTACGAAATGCAGAACTCACTTGTAAAGCTTGGAAAGCAGCTGCTTCTGAGgtgaatcaagaaaaattgtgGCAAGTGTTGCTTCAAAACAAA ATGTTAACTTCACCACTATGGGAGAGACTTGATCATTGTCTACCATCAAAACTTCCTCAACCTTCCAGTAATAGCTTGTCATCCCGGAACCTCTTCAACAAATTTGAGTTTACCGTTAAg GCTCTCCAAAAAAACTGGTTGGAAAATGACTTAAACAGGGACTATGTTGATTGTGATGTTAGATTGCGAAGAGGTGTCCTCCAGATAAGCAACAAGTTCATTGCTCTATGGGAACCCATCAATGGagtatttaaaatttggaaCAGAATTACATTGAAATTGGAAGAG GTTATTCAGGGACCTCCagttaaatttgatttgaattatgAATTGTATGAACATGCACTACTATATTCATCGAATGGATGGAATGGATGGATTTATATCCGGAATCTTACCACAAAAACA acaaaaatttataagcCTTTTGGATCAGATAATGGAAAATCGATAATTTATTTACGTGTCGAAAACGGATTTCTtagctgtgctgctgctaaaAAGGAA ACGTTTATCATGAAGATGAACTATCGTAGCGATGTTGTtgtctggaaaatgaaatctccAACTGAAATTGAATGGGAGAATCCCAGGACAGTTTCATCCGTTAGAATGGACTGCACCAGCAGAATCTTAATGgataataaattcattgttgTCGCTCATCAAGAATCGTTTGATACTACCTGTGATGTCTATCTCATGTCAAAGCCtcagagaaaaccaaaattcataAAACTGGTGGGATATCCTGAACTTTTATTTCAAGATGGAATTCTTCTCATGGTCACGAATGAAGGCGAAATCAA AATCGTAGATGTGGAGACGAATAACTCAAGAATTATTGCCAATATTGGGGTGGATGTTTCGGAACGCAGTAATTTCTTGAG AATTCATTCTGGCTATATATTTGcctttttccttgttggaTGCCCACATGGATCTCGAATTCAAATTTGGGATTTCAAAAAAGCCACTGATCCCACAACGAATCTGCCTCTTCCGCCATTTTTCTCTCATACc gtgTATATGGAACCACCACTGGTACTTCACGCTGACGCATTTGGAGTACTGACAGTGAACCGAGAAACTGGAACTGTGAATTCGCGCAATATCATATGGGCACTCAATTTTCTACCAATCTGCAATTTTTGCAAGCAGGTTAAGAAACGTTTGCTTAAATGTGCTTCGTGTTTGTCTGCCAAATATTGTAGTTCCGTTTGTCAGAAAGCTGACTGGAATCATCACAGGTATTTGTGCcgaaaaacagagaaaaatgttcCCTTTACTTTGGCCTAA
- the LOC124207489 gene encoding F-box/WD repeat-containing protein 11-like isoform X6, with the protein MSEMENEQHFDVIKGLHVRHMNNVVEEIFQYLDAESLRNAELTCKAWKAAASEVNQEKLWQVLLQNKMLTSPLWERLDHCLPSKLPQPSSNSLSSRNLFNKFEFTVKALQKNWLENDLNRDYVDCDVRLRRGVLQISNKFIALWEPINGVFKIWNRITLKLEEVIQGPPVKFDLNYELYEHALLYSSNGWNGWIYIRNLTTKTTKIYKPFGSDNGKSIIYLRVENGFLSCAAAKKETFIMKMNYRSDVVVWKMKSPTEIEWENPRTVSSVRMDCTSRILMDNKFIVVAHQESFDTTCDVYLMSKPQRKPKFIKLVGYPELLFQDGILLMVTNEGEIKIVDVETNNSRIIANIGVDVSERSNFLRIHSGYIFAFFLVGCPHGSRIQIWDFKKATDPTTNLPLPPFFSHTVYMEPPLVLHADAFGVLTVNRETGTVNSRNIIWALNFLPICNFCKQVKKRLLKCASCLSAKYCSSVCQKADWNHHRYLCRKTEKNVPFTLA; encoded by the exons ATGtcggaaatggaaaatgaacaacattttGATGTCATCAAAGGGTTACACG TAAGACACATGAATAATGTAGTGGAGGAAATTTTCCAATACTTGGATGCTGAAAGCCTACGAAATGCAGAACTCACTTGTAAAGCTTGGAAAGCAGCTGCTTCTGAGgtgaatcaagaaaaattgtgGCAAGTGTTGCTTCAAAACAAA ATGTTAACTTCACCACTATGGGAGAGACTTGATCATTGTCTACCATCAAAACTTCCTCAACCTTCCAGTAATAGCTTGTCATCCCGGAACCTCTTCAACAAATTTGAGTTTACCGTTAAg GCTCTCCAAAAAAACTGGTTGGAAAATGACTTAAACAGGGACTATGTTGATTGTGATGTTAGATTGCGAAGAGGTGTCCTCCAGATAAGCAACAAGTTCATTGCTCTATGGGAACCCATCAATGGagtatttaaaatttggaaCAGAATTACATTGAAATTGGAAGAG GTTATTCAGGGACCTCCagttaaatttgatttgaattatgAATTGTATGAACATGCACTACTATATTCATCGAATGGATGGAATGGATGGATTTATATCCGGAATCTTACCACAAAAACA acaaaaatttataagcCTTTTGGATCAGATAATGGAAAATCGATAATTTATTTACGTGTCGAAAACGGATTTCTtagctgtgctgctgctaaaAAGGAA ACGTTTATCATGAAGATGAACTATCGTAGCGATGTTGTtgtctggaaaatgaaatctccAACTGAAATTGAATGGGAGAATCCCAGGACAGTTTCATCCGTTAGAATGGACTGCACCAGCAGAATCTTAATGgataataaattcattgttgTCGCTCATCAAGAATCGTTTGATACTACCTGTGATGTCTATCTCATGTCAAAGCCtcagagaaaaccaaaattcataAAACTGGTGGGATATCCTGAACTTTTATTTCAAGATGGAATTCTTCTCATGGTCACGAATGAAGGCGAAATCAA AATCGTAGATGTGGAGACGAATAACTCAAGAATTATTGCCAATATTGGGGTGGATGTTTCGGAACGCAGTAATTTCTTGAG AATTCATTCTGGCTATATATTTGcctttttccttgttggaTGCCCACATGGATCTCGAATTCAAATTTGGGATTTCAAAAAAGCCACTGATCCCACAACGAATCTGCCTCTTCCGCCATTTTTCTCTCATACc gtgTATATGGAACCACCACTGGTACTTCACGCTGACGCATTTGGAGTACTGACAGTGAACCGAGAAACTGGAACTGTGAATTCGCGCAATATCATATGGGCACTCAATTTTCTACCAATCTGCAATTTTTGCAAGCAGGTTAAGAAACGTTTGCTTAAATGTGCTTCGTGTTTGTCTGCCAAATATTGTAGTTCCGTTTGTCAGAAAGCTGACTGGAATCATCACAGGTATTTGTGCcgaaaaacagagaaaaatgttcCCTTTACTTTGGCCTAA
- the LOC124207489 gene encoding F-box and WD repeat domain-containing 11-B-like isoform X1, which produces MSEMENEQHFDVIKGLHGAHVKHLNDVLENIFKYLDAESLLNAELTCKAWKAAASVVNQKKLWKLCCVIYVLMSEKENEQHFDVINGLHVRHMNNVVEEIFQYLDAESLRNAELTCKAWKAAASEVNQEKLWQVLLQNKMLTSPLWERLDHCLPSKLPQPSSNSLSSRNLFNKFEFTVKALQKNWLENDLNRDYVDCDVRLRRGVLQISNKFIALWEPINGVFKIWNRITLKLEEVIQGPPVKFDLNYELYEHALLYSSNGWNGWIYIRNLTTKTTKIYKPFGSDNGKSIIYLRVENGFLSCAAAKKETFIMKMNYRSDVVVWKMKSPTEIEWENPRTVSSVRMDCTSRILMDNKFIVVAHQESFDTTCDVYLMSKPQRKPKFIKLVGYPELLFQDGILLMVTNEGEIKIVDVETNNSRIIANIGVDVSERSNFLRIHSGYIFAFFLVGCPHGSRIQIWDFKKATDPTTNLPLPPFFSHTVYMEPPLVLHADAFGVLTVNRETGTVNSRNIIWALNFLPICNFCKQVKKRLLKCASCLSAKYCSSVCQKADWNHHRYLCRKTEKNVPFTLA; this is translated from the exons ATGtcggaaatggaaaatgaacaacattttGATGTCATCAAAGGGTTACACGGTGCGCAcg TCAAACACTTGAATGATGtactggaaaacattttcaagtaCTTGGATGCTGAAAGCCTACTAAATGCAGAACTCACTTGTAAAGCTTGGAAAGCAGCTGCTTCTGTTGtgaatcaaaagaaactgTGGAAGTTGTGCTGTGTAATTTATGTACTCAtgtcggaaaaagaaaatgaacaacattttGATGTCATCAACGGGTTACACG TAAGACACATGAATAATGTAGTGGAGGAAATTTTCCAATACTTGGATGCTGAAAGCCTACGAAATGCAGAACTCACTTGTAAAGCTTGGAAAGCAGCTGCTTCTGAGgtgaatcaagaaaaattgtgGCAAGTGTTGCTTCAAAACAAA ATGTTAACTTCACCACTATGGGAGAGACTTGATCATTGTCTACCATCAAAACTTCCTCAACCTTCCAGTAATAGCTTGTCATCCCGGAACCTCTTCAACAAATTTGAGTTTACCGTTAAg GCTCTCCAAAAAAACTGGTTGGAAAATGACTTAAACAGGGACTATGTTGATTGTGATGTTAGATTGCGAAGAGGTGTCCTCCAGATAAGCAACAAGTTCATTGCTCTATGGGAACCCATCAATGGagtatttaaaatttggaaCAGAATTACATTGAAATTGGAAGAG GTTATTCAGGGACCTCCagttaaatttgatttgaattatgAATTGTATGAACATGCACTACTATATTCATCGAATGGATGGAATGGATGGATTTATATCCGGAATCTTACCACAAAAACA acaaaaatttataagcCTTTTGGATCAGATAATGGAAAATCGATAATTTATTTACGTGTCGAAAACGGATTTCTtagctgtgctgctgctaaaAAGGAA ACGTTTATCATGAAGATGAACTATCGTAGCGATGTTGTtgtctggaaaatgaaatctccAACTGAAATTGAATGGGAGAATCCCAGGACAGTTTCATCCGTTAGAATGGACTGCACCAGCAGAATCTTAATGgataataaattcattgttgTCGCTCATCAAGAATCGTTTGATACTACCTGTGATGTCTATCTCATGTCAAAGCCtcagagaaaaccaaaattcataAAACTGGTGGGATATCCTGAACTTTTATTTCAAGATGGAATTCTTCTCATGGTCACGAATGAAGGCGAAATCAA AATCGTAGATGTGGAGACGAATAACTCAAGAATTATTGCCAATATTGGGGTGGATGTTTCGGAACGCAGTAATTTCTTGAG AATTCATTCTGGCTATATATTTGcctttttccttgttggaTGCCCACATGGATCTCGAATTCAAATTTGGGATTTCAAAAAAGCCACTGATCCCACAACGAATCTGCCTCTTCCGCCATTTTTCTCTCATACc gtgTATATGGAACCACCACTGGTACTTCACGCTGACGCATTTGGAGTACTGACAGTGAACCGAGAAACTGGAACTGTGAATTCGCGCAATATCATATGGGCACTCAATTTTCTACCAATCTGCAATTTTTGCAAGCAGGTTAAGAAACGTTTGCTTAAATGTGCTTCGTGTTTGTCTGCCAAATATTGTAGTTCCGTTTGTCAGAAAGCTGACTGGAATCATCACAGGTATTTGTGCcgaaaaacagagaaaaatgttcCCTTTACTTTGGCCTAA